In Thermodesulfobacteriota bacterium, one DNA window encodes the following:
- a CDS encoding Uma2 family endonuclease, with translation MDASARQGHYLPHYVYDDYVQWEGRWELISGIAHAMTPAPSIEHQLISQRIAQQLGLLLEGCDRCHALLPVDWKVAEDTVLQPDNLVVCYEPVGPYLTKAPSLIFEIVSRKSHVRDVEIKFAIYEREGVKYYCLVFPEEGLVKVFVLRGGRYSKLADVTNEKIEFDLVAACRFSFDFGLIWGA, from the coding sequence ATGGATGCATCAGCTCGCCAGGGCCATTATCTGCCGCATTACGTCTATGACGATTACGTGCAGTGGGAAGGGCGTTGGGAGCTCATATCAGGAATAGCGCATGCCATGACCCCGGCCCCTTCGATCGAGCACCAGTTGATCAGTCAACGGATCGCGCAGCAGTTGGGGCTCCTTCTGGAAGGCTGCGACAGATGCCATGCCCTGCTGCCGGTGGACTGGAAGGTCGCCGAGGACACCGTCCTGCAACCCGATAATCTGGTGGTCTGTTATGAGCCGGTCGGTCCTTATCTCACCAAAGCACCCAGCCTGATCTTCGAGATTGTCTCCAGGAAGAGTCATGTGCGCGATGTGGAGATCAAGTTTGCCATCTACGAAAGGGAAGGGGTGAAGTACTACTGCCTGGTCTTCCCGGAAGAAGGCCTGGTGAAGGTGTTCGTCTTGCGGGGCGGGAGGTACAGCAAGCTTGCGGACGTCACCAACGAGAAGATCGAGTTTGATCTTGTGGCTGCCTGCCGTTTCTCCTTCGATTTCGGCCTGATTTGGGGAGCATGA